Within Paenibacillus sp. RUD330, the genomic segment CGATCGAGGGCGCCCGCGGCGGCTACTACGACGGCTTCAGAATCCACAGCGTGAGGCTGCCCGGCGTGTTCGCCCAGCAGGAGGTCGTCTTCGGAGCGTTCGGGCAGACGCTCAAGATCCGCCACGATTCCTATGACAGAGCCGGCTATATGCCTGGCGTCGCCCATGCGATCAAGAAAGTGATGACCTATGAAGGCCTTATCTACGGATTCGAACATATCATGGAACCGTGACTGCGACAGAACAAACGCATCGAACATGAAGGAGTGAGAGCGATGCTTAGCATTGCATTTATCGCGCATGACCGCAAAAAAGACGAGATGGTCAACTTCGTCACCGCTTACGAGGAAGCGTTCATCGGCAACAAGCTGTATTCGACAGGCACGACGGGCTCGCGCATCATGGAGAAGACCTCCCTCAACATCCACCGCTATATGTCGGGTCCGCTCGGCGGAGACCAGCAGATCGGAGCGCTCGTCGCCCAGGACGAGCTCGACCTCATCATTTTCCTGCGGGATCCGCTCATGGCACAGCCGCATGAGCCTGATATCATC encodes:
- a CDS encoding methylglyoxal synthase codes for the protein MLSIAFIAHDRKKDEMVNFVTAYEEAFIGNKLYSTGTTGSRIMEKTSLNIHRYMSGPLGGDQQIGALVAQDELDLIIFLRDPLMAQPHEPDIIALLRLCDVQGIPVATNIATAELLVKAMQRGDFAWRELVHKYKPE